The Anguilla rostrata isolate EN2019 chromosome 1, ASM1855537v3, whole genome shotgun sequence nucleotide sequence GGACAGTAGAAACGCCATTTGCCAGCCTAACTGCGGATTGCAAAACCCAGTAGAGATAGCCTGCGTTTAGTTTCGAGTCTCCTTCGCTTTTATACGGCGCTgctacatttgcttttgcagcaATAGTTTTAAACGCGGCTCGTCTgcaaaattgtatttaattgtttCAAAGCGTCCACTGTATACCATTAATAATGTTACACCCTTTTTTTCGCCCTGGTCTTTTGTTTCGTTCGACCCCGGACAGGCTCAACGAAAAGGAGATTTGCAACGTGCAGCGTAACAACCTCCACCCTTGGCAGGCAAAAGGACTGCCACAACCCCTTTCCTACAGACACAAGACTGACCGACAGTCCCGATTACGCCTGTTGCTGCACAAATTGTGAACATCACCACTTCAGATAATATCTTTTTTATATTGGGGCGGAAGACCAGCAGTACACATCGAACAAACCCCCAACACTTTTGCGttttgcaaaaacaaaccaGCTGTTGATGTCAataagctagctagcaagctaagtTAGCAAGCTACGCAGGACGTTTCATTGCACCCTCCTTGGGGCGGCTTAGCGAAAGCTCTGAAAAATAAGTACACCGGACACTACACTGTCGGCATTCAGTTTCCATAAAGTCAATCACACGCAAGTTTAACAAAAAGCATAagtaatttatatttatgctCTACCTTCTTTCCACCAGGCGACGTTATCTTCCCTCCAACAAGATATGTTTCCCTATAAACGACAGAAAACTTTTCCCCCTTTTCGAAGCGTCACTTCCTACTTTGTTGCCTAAACTATAGTCGAGCCTTTGCTCGTTGGGTGTATGAATGCACTCGAAAATTGCACTGTAAATGACGTGACGTCGATTCCATAGTGCTTTCACTTGGCGTCTTACAGAATAATTTAAGTTACGGTGCAAAACTGAAAATTCTCCAAaggctgtgtgttttcatgttcaGATAACCGCAATGCTCAAGTTTACTAATCAATTGCAAATCAACTTTCTTGGTTAAACATATAACGGCACAGCAGACTGGAAGAATCCTAACGCCCACAAAGCAGAAAGCACGCATAATATTTGTGAATCAGAGGAAAGATAATTTAAAGTTTGCACTCTTtttgcgtgcacacacattttatttatttatttatttatttgtttatttatgggGGGCTGAAACCTTTCGGTGTTCAACGGGAATGTGTTAATGGGATCaactaccaataataataataataataataatacttacatTACCCAGGAAATCTAAGGTAACATTTTTACatggacattaaaaaaattgttaataCAACTTTtagacacagaggcacacaaaCGTCAGACAATTAAGGTAAAATGAAAGCGCGGAAAACACACAGGGTCTAGTACAGCCCGAACAAGTCGCTTCACGGCGCATTATGTCACTTGTTTTCAATAGCATGTTGAAAGTTCAGACTTCCTCCATTAGTAGGCTATACAGGTCTGCACTATAATTTGCAAAAAATTCTCATCATgccaaatatttcataaatgtgtcCCAGTGGTAAAACAGTAGGCGAagtatttattatataaaaaactGCAATTTAAATAGGCAAAAAGTTTTCACCCACGTACAGTTTTCACGACATCAAGCAAAATTATTGCATCTGCATTTCAATCGAGAAAACTGCGGAGGACGACAAACAAACGTACGGAGTAGCCTACGTCCTTGTGTACTCAGCGTATTGTATCCTACTGAAGAAGTTGTGTAATTCAGTACTACCAAAAACCTGGCAGGTGGCGCTCTAGTGCTTTTCAATACCATCGACGTGGTCTgccatttcaataaaaaaaaccggagtagcctagcctagcctagcgaAGCGGCGGAGAAATCTGGGTTGGAAATATAAATTTAACAGGAATTTGGCAAAGAATTGGCAACTGTTGGATCACTGTGGTTGTAGGCCAGTTCCGGGTTTttgcacatttgaaaaaaaataacataggTTATCAGAATGTCACGAATATTAAGAGTAGTATTGCATTCTCGACCTGGTATGTCCTTGTTGGTCAATCTTACTGTGATGTGTTTTATTGTTGCACTTTGCGTTGCCTTTTAGTTGCATTTGAATATTCAGCTCTGGTTAGGTGGAATACACAGTTTAgtaaatatgtttctttttgcTCAGGGAAAAATGGGGAACCGATTCCAGAGAACTTCCGTGTCGAGGAAGGTACACTACAAACTGATCTAAAACCGGGCGAAGTCCTCGTGCGGACTTTGTATCTCTCTGTCGACCCCTACATGGTTGGTGCGCCGTCTGTGACTAGCTAGGTGCATTatgttttagagagagagagaagctgcagTCCAGCAGCTCTATCGCTTGCTAATGACGCTATTCTTTGTGTCAGCAGTGCGCGTGAAGGCAGGGAATCCCGAAGGCATTGTCTTTGGAGTGggtgctgtctgtttgtcttttttgacATTCTAAACAGCTAGTCATCAAAAATGGCAGTGGGGTGGGCTTTGTTCGCATCTTCCTATTGTAGGGTTGGTAAAAAGTGAAAACCAAACATTGCTGCTTATAaaaggttttttcccccctctagCAAGCGCTAATCTGGCGTTTTGCGGCAGACTAGTGATGCGTGGGAGGagctgaagaccatgattattGCTTAATGGCTTCTCAAGTGATATTTGTGTTGAAAATATGCTTTCTGCACTATTCCATTTGTTCATCAAATAAGTTACATTTGTGACTGAATGTTCAGCGTTCTCTTCAATAATTTCACTGATGATAGTCATCTTACAGACACACTCCTGTTTGTGATGCGTACATTCCCGTGAGACTGATATTGAGGAACACGAAAGCAATGACTCGCGAATGTACAAAGtaatactttttcaaataaattcaaggTCCCTTAAATacgcattttattttttccttatcCAGGTTTAAACATACATCTCCATATGGCCAAGAACTGAATAATGTGCAGTGTCACTAACATGTATGGCAAAGGACTGTTTGCTCACCACAAACATATTCAATAGGACAGTGgttttcaaccctggtcctggagtagCCTACACctgtgtatgctgttttttttgttccagctaattttctctttaattaaGGTGATTGAAAGTGTGGTCCTTAAAACAGACTTGTTGGTTTTGGTCATTATTACCATTTGCTTTGTCCTTGAACTCTTAATTTTCTGCATATGGTTTTGTGTCAACGACCAGGTGTGCACATCTAACCAGCATCGAAGACGTAATTAATTTCAGCGCTTGCCTTTTCAGTTAATTAATAGGTACAAAGTGAAACCTCTTCCCAAACCAGTCATTTACCGTGGCACTTAACAGAGTGGAAGCATTAGTTGTCTAAAAATGGACCTGGCTTGGCTGACTGTCCTTTTTAATTAATACTGAatattaaagcttttttttaaaatcatgaatgtATTACTAATGTGTCATTGggcaatcaccccccccccacattagaccttaaaagtttaattaaaaacaattagcaaCTCTTCGTGGTTCAGGAGTTGCAACAAagatttgggggggaaaaaaaccccggCATACACACAGGGTACTCCAGGACCAGTGTTGAAAACCAGTGTCGTGGGAAGtatgtaaatgttatttaatgccGAACGGTGTGTTTTTGgagatatatataatatatctaTAACGGCATCGTAATTCTCATTTGCAGCGGTGCCGTATGAACGATGACACGGGAACAGACTATATGTCGCCCTGGGCGCTGTCGGAATGCGTGGACGGCGGCGGCGTGGGTGTGGTCGAATCCAGTTGCCATGACGCCTTCTCGGAGGGGGACACGGCGACGTCATTCTCCTGGCGTTGGCAGACTCACGACGTGGTGGAGGGCGGCCGGCTGCAGAAGGTAAATCTCCGCACTCACCCcaactgaaccccccccccttttgacAGTTCATCTGTACTCACCCCAAATGACCCCCCCCAatacaggtacagacacagagagtgtTGTATGTACACAGCCGTAGCAGCCgtaccagccccccccccccacctcattgCTCACAGGTGGCTGTTTTCGTGGGATAAGAGAATCCTGTCTTGACTTGATGGAGGATGTTGCAGGGATGGGATGGGCCTATTTTTCTGATTGGGGAATTCAAAACATCGATATGTGTTAAATATTAAggttaaatattattaaatataaaggCTAAATGTAaaggtgttgtgttgtgttgcagctGGACCCTGAGCTGGTGAATGGTCGCCTTTCCTACTTCCTGGGAGCTGTGGGCATGCCGGGTCTCACCGCCTTATTAGGGGTGAGGGAAAAAGGTCACGTGAAAGCTGGGGCCAATCAGACGATGGTGGTCAGTGGAGCAGCAGGGGCTTGTGGGTCGCTGGCTGGACAGGTGAAACGCCGTCTCTCACTCAgtacaaaaaaacttttcaacTCAACTTTTGCAAACTGCAAAAGCGTACCTagttacccattatactacactgcgggcagcagtgtagtataatctgtagtataatgggtaaggaaccagtcttgtaacctaaaggttgcaggtttgattcccaggtaggacactgccgttgtacccttgagcaaggtacttaacctgcattgcttcagtatattgtatatccagctgtataagtggatacaatcctatgtaaaaaaaaaaataaaaaaatgttatgcaaGTCGCTCAggctctgctaaatgcctgtaatgagtGCATATTTTCTCATGAAGCTTGTGGGCAATAGAGGACTGGCGTGTGTgcgcaggtttttgtttccagcCAATTACCTTGGCTAAATGGGCTTAATGGCTGTAAGCACCAGCGCAGGTTCACTTTTGATTTGATCGCAGTAAAATGCGTCAATTcaataaatgtagctaaaatgttcAGACGGCATAAATGTTGGGGCTAATTGGGTAATTATGGCCAGTAGTCGGCATTAAAACCAGAAACGGATACGGCCCTCGTTGCCGACCTCTGTTGTAGGGCTTAACCTAAAGATTGCGTGCAACAAATGCTTTAATTATATCTGTCCTGGTTCTAGGTTATGGATCGCCATCGTTATCTACGTTTGTGTTTGAGCGATGTTGCTGAAGTGGATACACTTATGTTCTCTCACAATGCTGAGTCACTCTGGTTAAGAGTCcctgctaaatgaatataatataatataatataatataatataatatcccagcaaaaacaaaatgttctctCACACTGCtaaatcactctggattagAGCCTGTGCTAAATGAATATAGCATcccagcaaacacaaaatgttctctcaATGTTActtgaatgttttgtcaatgttataacCCTGCCGCTACACGGCAGCAACATCGTGAGTAGGTTTTGTGTCAGTTGGGATGTAGTGCGAAGCATCCTGCAGGTGACGTGTCTCAGGGTCTGTTGGTGGCTACGACTGCTTGCTGTCGTCGGCTGCAGATTGGCCGGCTGGACGGCTGCACCAGGGTGGTGGGGATCTGCGGGTCGGAGAGGAAGTGCCAGGTCCTGGTGTCGGAGCTGGGCTTCACCTCGGCCGTCAACTACCGCCACGGGGACGTCTCCGCCGCGCTGAGGGAGAGCTGCCCCAACGGCGTGGACGTCTACTTCGACAACGTGGGGGGTCCCGTCAGCGACGCGGTCATCGCACAGGTGCGCCGCTCTAAAACCTCCCCGCGTTGTTTACGgacaagaaaatatttaaaaagaaccTCAGGGGGAATGTTATGACTTTTAGTTTTGTTGGTGTTACAAAAATCCAAATCCTAGTTTTGTGGTTCTCAGACACCGTATTGAGGTAAAGTCTGGTCCTAGTTGCAGTTATAGGCTACACAACTTGTCCTGCAACCTGGCGTGTGTGTATTGGACCAATGAGGACAGGGTTTTGCTTCACAGGGTAGGTGACGAATGTTGCAGCAGTTAGGCAATGAAATGAGCCgacagctgtgattggtcattTCAATTTGGGGTATGAAGTCAAATGGGGATACGGTTTTTGTTTAAAGTCCTTGTTTGTTCTTGCTTCAAACATCCATGCTCCTCCCCCAGATGAACAAAGATGGCCATGTGATCCTCTGTGGACAGATTTCCCAGTACAATAAGGACGTGCCCTATCCACCGCCCCTCAAGAAAGAGACGCAAGAAGCCCTGCTCCGCAATAATATCACCAGGTACCCCGCTCAACCCAAACCCCCAGGTCTGGGTGAAGCTCAGAGGATATGTGCTTTTAACATGTATCTCTATGGTTACGGCAGTTACCATCCACTGTGCTGACACGTATTTCTATGGTAATGGCAGTTATCATCCACTGTGCTGACACGTATTTCTATGGTAATGGCAGTTATCATCCACAGTGCTGACATGTATTTCTATGGTCACAGAATTTATCATCTGCTGAGCTGACACGTATGTCTATGGTCATGACAGTTATCATCCACCATGGTGACGTTTATTTCTATGGTCATGGCAGTTATCATCCACTGAGCTGACACGTATTTCCATGGTAACAGCAGTTATCATCTACTGAGCTGACATGTAATTCTATGGTCGTGGCAGTTGTCCTCCATCGTGCTGCAGCAGTAGTAATCATTTTTCAGTCATCTCGGCTGAGAATTTTtgaactgtgtgtttgtttatgcagGGAAAGGTTTATGGTGCTGAACTACATGGAGAAGCATGAGGCCGGGCTTCTGCAGCTGAGCCAGTGGGTGAAAGCAGGACAGCTCAAAGTAAGAACacgtctttttttcctctttttgttACCACATTGAACATGTGATCATGCCGAGGATTTCCCTAATCACCGCGACACTGGGCACAATTTTCAAGCTCAAAtatcttggatgacaaaaaaaacatgttgccatgtatatattttcataaatattattttattactcaaTGTCCCTGGTAGTTTCAGCATagcagaatatatggttcttgtgACTAAGACGAGGGACTCTTGTCCCCCACAGGGGACAAAAGCAAATTCCCAGGTCTTAGGAGGTTATAAGGGTGtcttcatgttttatttgtcaGGTGTTGGAGACCATCACGAACGGAATAGAGAACATGGGAGGTGAGTGTAAGCATCATATTTGTCACGTCGTCATGGTGACAGAATTTTCCACTTGCAGTACATTGCAGTAAGCGCCATGAATGTCATAGTTAAACATGTGCAATTAATCTTGCTTCTTTGTTCAGGAGTTGGTTCAAATACTTGACGTGAGAATTTCAGTAAGAAATTAAGTAAGTGTCAAAATCCCGTACCATTCTGTGCCAATCAGCGTTGACTGACATGGGCCCGCCCACCTctgttgtgggtgtgtttttgcAGTGGCATTTTGCTCCATGATGACGGGGGGTAATGTTGGGAAACAGATTGTGAAGATTTCGGACTGAACTGACGCCCTGTCCCTGTACCTGCAATCTCCAACAGCGAGTGCCAACTATATCAGGGGTGCACAACCCCGGTCCAGGAGGGCTGGTCtgggtgctggtttttgttccgaCCAGTTACCTtcgttttagttttctgacaacTCTATAAACTACGTTAATTCACTCCTgcacttgagcacagtaaactctttaggatacacttgcagtctgcagctgtaagTTGTAAGCTGGTGCAAATGTCAGGTCAAGATATCATTTAGCTGactaaataattaagagcagaagttgccACAAAATCCTGAAGCGGATCGGCCCACCATTGTGCAACCCCAGACTAGATACTAGATGAGCCACTTTGCCTGACACATCCCCATTTACTAATTTCACAACTGTAATAAGGAAGTTTCTTTTCTCAGATGCTACATGCTACTCCAGTACTGACTCTTTATTCAACTAATTTAATGTTACTCTTTATTCAGGAAGATGATAATCCTGTTTTGTTTGTGATAATGAACTAAATCAAGGTGCAGTATTTGTTTTAAACTCAGTGTCCGAAATTAGGCGCGGGGGGAAAAATGACAAGTAAattgtcaatttaaaaaaagatttaattcacaGCACTATAAATCCCACATTTATAAACAAGATGGAAGTTTGTGGtttcttttcacttttcaaaagcacaaaaaaaggggaagggtacagcatttttttttaaatgtggaaaaatgaaaatcgATGTGACATCCTCTTTCAagtgtacactcacacacacacacacacacacacattctggtAAACAAAGCTCAGGACCcagggtgtccagtcttatccaaaaagggccagtgtgggtggagGTTTTTGTCTTAGCCCTATGACCCGtataactaattaactaatcaaggtcttcaatcaagaccttgatgagtagaatcaggtgtttcAGTCCTGCGGCGAATacgaaaacctgcacccacactgggtccttttcggataagattggggaCCCCTGCTCAGGATCTCGAGCCCAAAGACCTGCTCCCAGCATTCCCTCTGAGAAGATATCAGCCCTGTGAATATTTATGGAAAAACTGACAACATGTAGGCTGACATAAACTGGGCAGTGATATAATGGTCAAGAAATGTCCAACACTGGCTAATTAAGCAGAAAACAACAATcacaataaatatgtttttaaaaaattaaataaaatcaataaataaatcacaaaaggTATAATATATTCTTGTTTCAATACAGGATTGCACAATTATctttttaacattcatttttttcccccctcactgAAGTGACTACTATCAATCTTGCGTTGTATGTGATGCATACTGTGTCGATTCATCAAACACGAAAACCTGAAACCCTCCCTTCAAGTCAAGAGAGCAGCAACTACCGTTTATCCTAAGAAGAACAGAACGGATGCTTCTAGTTCCTTTCCCTCCGGAGTCCACTGGTACATGTAAAACAGAATTGGAAAAGAAGATCCAAGTCTCAACACATTCCTGAGAAACCACAGCTATCATCACTGGCAGGAATCAAACTAAATGAACAGCCTACGGAAAGCCGCGCAGGCAGAACGCATGTCCCTTATAAAAACAGATGCAGAACCTGCCCGGCATGATTGTTTGAGGAAACATTGTGCTCCACCCCTCCAACCCCCTCAAATCAGTTACTAATTATGATTGCACAATGCATACTAGAGAGAAATTAACAATCTATATACACAAAATGAACTACATGAACTGTgtaaagcataaaaaaacagccGATAAGTCAATACTTCAAAAAATCAGTACAGTTGTTCTGTACTTAGGAAAAAGAAGTCCTATTTGTTGTTGTACTTTGTCGTTGTAGGTACTAATCCTTTTCATCTGAAAAcccaaaattaacaaaaataatttttttgttgttgtgagtATTAAGACCTATCAAATTtagaattaaaatatataaaaaagtgCCTTGAAAAGCAAGCTGCCACTGATCTATGTAGTGGTCTTCCGGAATGATCTGTGTAGTGGTGTCCCGGAATGATCTGTGTACTGGTGTCCCGGAATGATCTGTGTACTGGTGTTCTGGAATGATCCGTGTAGTGGTGTTCTGGAATGATCTGTGTACTGGTGTCCCGGAATGATCTGTGTACTGGTGTTCTGGAATGATCCGTGTAGTGGTGTTCCGGAATCTCCCGCTGAACAGTGTCCTAGAACTCAGTGTGTGGGTCAGCAGTGGCGCTGCCCTTGAGCCGATAAGCCACAGGAACCAAATGAGCAGCAAGTACGCCGTCCAAATTCTTTTGGAGACCAGTGAGAGGGTGACACCGAGCCCTGTGTAAATGTTAAAGAGCGTCAGGTTCCGCTCGGCAGTCTCCGCAGTGCAAACTAAGTTGGGAAGCACTTGCACTGCTCTCCTCAGAAACCACGGAAGCACTGCGTACAGTCACCCAGACTGAAGATAATactgaacaataataaaatcagcACGACGTTGCAGTCTGACAGTAAAGGTGTTTCTCGACAGCAACAGATACTCCGTTTGTGAAAAAGGATGGGGGGTAGAAATCctctcacaaaaacacagaggtGTATGTACGAAGGAGGAacagaaaaaactgttttatataGATATAAAGATATAATTCCCATGCATGCCCAATGCTAATTATAACCAACCATCTTCAGTTAAAGATACGAACAAAGTTATTCACGCAGTTTCCCATCCAACCGATTCTTCATAAGTTgtgttcataaaataaaataacaaaaacaaaaattgcatttatatagaggTAGAAACCTGTCGTGTGACTCCAGCCAGTGGAACAAGGGTCACTTCCTATACCCGCAATTCAGAGACTGGGAACTGGCCAGAAACTGACCTGGCAGAGACTTAAAtgggtaaaatgttttaaatgtgtaaaatgaattCACAGTATGACTCCTGAATGCAGTGTTGTCCACGCTCGCTATCAACTCAAACGTGAGGCTAACACATTCCCGCCCACAACGTGTCAGACTTCCATGACGGTGCAGTGCCGTTTCTTTTCATCTCCCCAACCCTTGGCTTAGCGTATGCAGTGCAGCGACACCCAAAATGGCTGAAGGAAGTACTGGGGCTCAAATTGTGGCAAGGTGTGTGACATTGATAAAATAacttcccatcatgctttgcaAACTTTTTGCAACAGCGAATGGAAAAGGAAGAGCAGGGCCGTCGGTGCAGTGCACTACTGAACCCCCGTTAGAAAGAGACTGTTTAATCGCCTCCGGCAGTGACGTCTGAGCACGGTTTGACCACGGCTGGCAGAGAGACAAGGCTGCTCCTAATCAGTGGTAAGGTTGAAGGCGACGCATAGTGCACTGTGTTCAGCGCAGGGCAGTGCATTTAGTaccgcacactcacgcacgtgTAGGCACTCCCTTGGAGCCAGTGGGAGATGCAGGTAAACTGGTATTCCACACTAAAGTTGTGTACTAAGAGCGTACAGAGCCTGAAGATGCCGCAACGGAGGATCACAGCATGGAAAAGCAATGCAAAGTCAGACATAGTgaagcagatttttaaaaaaaataaaaaaatctataaactACTAGGCCCATGAAAATAAGATGAGCAGGATGTGGATTACACAAATCAAAATCAGGAAATTACTTTCTTcggaaaaaagaaatgctgtcTAAAAGGcaaagccatgtttttttttttccaggacatACTGTGTGGCTTGAAtctcagagaaaagaaaaaaaaaactcttcatcCTGGGACTGCACTGATGAGGAGGGACTCACTGAAGAGTAGTCCTCCCTGAAAACTACGCTTCACATTCAAGGATATTCTGCAAATACACAGGAGGACCTGTATAGTGTTGGACTACAGAGCTGAGCTCACTTCTCCTTTTATGATCCTACAAAGCAAGTGGAATACCTACAATTATgcacaatgacattttttaagTGATTGGCTAGGGGGAATTTCTGGCAGTGGTTTACAAAGTGGAAAAGAAACTTGGCACCAATATAAtcttgagcaaaaaaaaaaaaaaaaaatggatacaccataatgaaaacattttttgaaattaattaaataaaagccaGTAAGGGAACCTAAAGCAGGGGCGGGTGCCGTCGTCATGACGGCGCAGTGGCCTTGCTGTCGTCACGGAGACGGGGGGCGGGCCCTCTCCAGGCTCGGTAcaccagcagcaggcccagTCCCAGGGCCCAGGTGCGCACGGGCGACAGGAAGAAGGCCAGGGGCCCGTAGGTCTCCAGCAGGAAGTAGCAGGAGTAGGCCTGCCAGCTCAGGAGCAGCAGCATGCCCAGGTGCACCCCCACCGTCCGCCCGCGCCCCACCCGCCGGAAGTGCGAGCGGAAAGAGTTTCCACGGCAACGCAGGTGAAGGCTCCAGCACAGGTAGCAGGTGAGGGGCATGTTGAAGAAGACCACCTGTTGGGGCGGGATGTGACAGAGTGAGCTCCAGCTTTTACCTGCCCTTTcccttctgtctgtttctgttctcTCCTACATCTCTGCGCACTGGTGCACacaattagtgtgtgtgtgtgtgtgtgtggggtctctgtgtgtgtgtctgtgtgtgtgtggggtctgtgtgtatgtgtgtgtatgtgtttgtgtggggtctatgtgtgtgtgtatgtgtgtgtggggggtctatgtgtatgtatgtgtgtgtgtggggtctatgtgtgtgtatgtgtgtgtggggggtctatgtgtgtgtgtatgtgtgtgtgtggtgtggggggggtctatgtgtgtgtgcatgtgtctgtgtatgtctgtgtgtgtctggtctCTGAATTTGGCTCGGTGGTGCATTACTGGACTTAAATCAGAGAACCCTCAAAAGCTGTGCTTTGCAGAATATACGACTTAACATGGGGACCGAATGCTGTATTCATATCCGTGTGTGCCTTGCTACACATTTACAGgctcagttaaaaaaagagaaaaaaataaaatactgactGATATTTCTGTTGTCAAATAAATGATGAGATCTGTATTTTCACACTATTGTATAACAGCAGCTAACTGAGAGCTGTGATATACTAGCGTGCCACGCACGAACGTGTTGCTTACCCTGCACGCTTTCAGCACGAGGTCTCTTCAggttttgtctgtgtctgtctgccagcATGTATGACTCAAATGCCTGTCCATATTAATTCTAGTTTTTTAAGTGACAATGCAAGTTGTGGTTTgaaaccaataaaataaaaaggaatacaTAGTTGATTTTGAACTTCCTGGGGTTCTATAGTTCATTTAAATTAGGCAGTTTTCTGAATGTTCCAAGAGCCTGAAAATGTTGGAGGTCAAACAGATCGCTTGGCGTGTTCGTGCAAGACATTTTGCCAACAAAATGGCTACCTCCGTTGGAGGTCGTCCAAACTTATCTATACAGAGACTCTTGCACTGGACTGCCGATTACAAACAGTACACAGGCTTTTCAGAGGATTTACTGCCATCTACTGCCCATCTGGATATCATAATTAATGCAGTGGTCTGTGTAACATGACCGTGTAGATGAAAATCACTGGGTTAAAGCTCTCAAACACACTTCAGCATTCTTTCTGGTTTTTCctattggaaatattttttgtactgAGCAGAAGGCTGCCTTACTGCAGAGTACCGAAACTTCTGCAGAGAACCGCCAAAATAGCAACACGGTATTAACAAGAGCTAACAGGGTTTCTGCATGAGGAGCTCAGAGAAGCAGTCTGAATTTCACAGCTTCTCCTTATGAAAgctgttactgttttt carries:
- the ptgr2 gene encoding prostaglandin reductase 2 isoform X1, producing the protein MSRILRVVLHSRPGKNGEPIPENFRVEEGTLQTDLKPGEVLVRTLYLSVDPYMRCRMNDDTGTDYMSPWALSECVDGGGVGVVESSCHDAFSEGDTATSFSWRWQTHDVVEGGRLQKLDPELVNGRLSYFLGAVGMPGLTALLGVREKGHVKAGANQTMVVSGAAGACGSLAGQIGRLDGCTRVVGICGSERKCQVLVSELGFTSAVNYRHGDVSAALRESCPNGVDVYFDNVGGPVSDAVIAQMNKDGHVILCGQISQYNKDVPYPPPLKKETQEALLRNNITRERFMVLNYMEKHEAGLLQLSQWVKAGQLKVLETITNGIENMGVAFCSMMTGGNVGKQIVKISD
- the ptgr2 gene encoding prostaglandin reductase 2 isoform X2, translated to MNDDTGTDYMSPWALSECVDGGGVGVVESSCHDAFSEGDTATSFSWRWQTHDVVEGGRLQKLDPELVNGRLSYFLGAVGMPGLTALLGVREKGHVKAGANQTMVVSGAAGACGSLAGQIGRLDGCTRVVGICGSERKCQVLVSELGFTSAVNYRHGDVSAALRESCPNGVDVYFDNVGGPVSDAVIAQMNKDGHVILCGQISQYNKDVPYPPPLKKETQEALLRNNITRERFMVLNYMEKHEAGLLQLSQWVKAGQLKVLETITNGIENMGVAFCSMMTGGNVGKQIVKISD